One Nitrospira sp. genomic window, ACTTAAATCTTTCTTGGCTCTGGCACACAGACAGTTCATTTCGACAAATACCCAGCAAAGGCTCCATCTTGCATGGTATCGAGACAACGACCGAAGGCGGGCACACACGCTTTGCAAACATGTATGCAGCATATGAGGATCTGAGTGTTGAGAAAAAGCAGGCGCTTGAAGGGCTTATGGTTATCCACGACCACGATTTCATCCTTAAGCAATCAAAGGAGCTCTCAGCCCGGGTTGATAAAGGGAGCTACGTCCACCTTCCCCCTGTTAGACACCCGCTGATACAACGCCATCCCATCACGGGTAGGCTGAGCCTTTTTCTCTCCCCCCACACCATGGTTTGTATTGAAGGTATGCGTGAGGAGGATGGCCGAAAACTGCTCGATGAATTGATATCACACGCGATTCAGCCCAAATACGTTTATCGACACATCTGGCGAGATCATGACGTGATCATGTGGGATAACCGCTGTACGATGCATTCGGTTGAACCGTTTGATAACAGCACCATACGTCGGATCATGCATCGCGTTACCCTTGTAGGAGAGGGTGCGCCCGTCGCCGCCTAACACGTTCGCGACGATGTAGGCACAATCGCGAAGGTGCGCCGCGCTGGCCCCTCACCGCGAAATCGTCGGGGTGTAAAGGAAATTCAAAAGATGTCTTATTCTGATTGGCGTGTTCCGCTATGAGGCGAACCATGAAATCGCTTCTCATGCTGTTACTAGCGATGCTTGGCTTTGCGGGGAGCGACGCTCGGAGCCAGTCATTTAGCCGGACCTCGATCACCGCTCCCAGTGCCTTCATAGGCAACCATGATGAAATCTTTCAGCTCGCAGACGGTTCAATCTGGAAGGTTCAATACGAGTACTCCTATCTGTACGAGTATTACCCTTCGGTGTCGATCTGCCCTTCCGCAGGGAAGCTGCTGATTAGGGATAAGGCACTCAACGTCGTTCTGCTCTCGGCTGGCGCTCGTCCGCCGCAAGGCCACGCCAAGCCCTCACCCGGTGCCGGCGACATTGTCGTCGTTGCTCGACAGTCTGGCTGCCGCGACTATTTCGTCGCTGACGGCCTGGGAGATTACTCTCTATTGCAGTGGTACGGCGGATACGACCCCGACATAGGCGGCATCATCGTCGGGCAAATTACCTCTCTTGGTTTCAAGGACGTTTTCTATCCGA contains:
- a CDS encoding TauD/TfdA family dioxygenase, which produces MESLKLPWRVTSRHPLIGAEIHGIDLRSPLDARSIDWLQALWMKHLVLIFPKQTISDAEHIAFGRRFGELEIHPSISHRSSTNQEIYRVSNVDEDGNIIEAKASAWQYLNLSWLWHTDSSFRQIPSKGSILHGIETTTEGGHTRFANMYAAYEDLSVEKKQALEGLMVIHDHDFILKQSKELSARVDKGSYVHLPPVRHPLIQRHPITGRLSLFLSPHTMVCIEGMREEDGRKLLDELISHAIQPKYVYRHIWRDHDVIMWDNRCTMHSVEPFDNSTIRRIMHRVTLVGEGAPVAA